From Candidatus Omnitrophota bacterium, the proteins below share one genomic window:
- a CDS encoding sodium:alanine symporter family protein produces the protein MADLEKWLGNISDLVWGPPMLILLFGTHLFLTFRLRFIQRYIGKAIRLSLQKQKEGEGDISQFGAMTTALAATIGTGNIVGVATAIAAGGPGAVLWMWLTGVFGIATKYSEALLSVKYRITMPSGLMAGGPMYVLERGMNCRWLGVIFAGLTAFAAFGIGNMTQANAISSLITARFGISPWITGSIITVLTAVVILGGIKSIARASEKLVPVMAIGYFFGCLVLLIMKWESVPETIRLIFQSAFTGQAAIGGFAGAGMREAMRYGIARGLFSNESGMGSAPIVAAAAQTKDPIRQALVSATGTFWDTVVVCAMTGIVLVNSGEWKNGLNGVALSNQAFSDFPVIGPAILVFGLLTFVFSTILGWSYYGERAAEYLWGSKVIPVYRWLWVGAVMVGSVSTLKVVWSFADIANGLMAVPNLISLIVLNGVLVSETRKALWDQNSTEG, from the coding sequence ATGGCTGATCTCGAAAAATGGCTTGGGAACATCAGCGATTTAGTCTGGGGACCGCCGATGCTCATCCTCCTTTTTGGAACCCATCTGTTTTTGACGTTCCGTTTGCGGTTCATCCAGCGCTACATCGGCAAAGCTATCCGTCTCTCCCTGCAAAAGCAAAAGGAAGGGGAGGGCGATATCAGCCAGTTCGGCGCCATGACAACGGCCCTGGCCGCGACCATCGGCACGGGCAATATCGTCGGCGTCGCGACCGCCATCGCCGCCGGCGGACCCGGAGCGGTTTTGTGGATGTGGCTGACCGGTGTTTTCGGGATCGCCACCAAATATTCGGAGGCCTTGCTGTCCGTCAAATACCGAATCACCATGCCCAGCGGGCTGATGGCCGGCGGACCGATGTATGTTTTGGAGCGGGGAATGAACTGCCGCTGGCTGGGCGTGATTTTTGCCGGGCTGACGGCCTTTGCCGCCTTCGGGATCGGCAACATGACGCAGGCCAACGCCATTTCATCCCTCATCACCGCGCGTTTTGGCATTTCTCCCTGGATCACCGGCAGTATCATCACCGTTCTGACGGCCGTTGTCATCCTCGGTGGCATTAAAAGCATTGCCAGGGCCAGCGAAAAGCTGGTCCCGGTCATGGCCATCGGCTATTTCTTCGGATGCTTAGTCCTGCTGATCATGAAGTGGGAATCGGTCCCTGAAACCATACGATTGATTTTCCAGTCCGCGTTCACCGGGCAGGCGGCCATCGGTGGCTTTGCCGGAGCGGGGATGCGCGAGGCCATGCGTTACGGGATCGCGCGCGGGCTTTTTTCAAACGAGTCCGGTATGGGAAGCGCGCCCATTGTGGCCGCGGCCGCGCAAACCAAAGATCCGATCCGCCAGGCCCTGGTGTCAGCGACCGGCACATTTTGGGACACGGTGGTCGTGTGCGCCATGACAGGGATTGTCCTTGTGAATTCCGGAGAATGGAAGAACGGGTTGAACGGTGTGGCCTTGAGCAACCAGGCCTTCTCCGATTTTCCGGTCATCGGCCCGGCGATCCTTGTCTTCGGCCTCTTAACTTTCGTTTTTTCGACAATCCTCGGATGGTCATACTATGGTGAGCGGGCTGCGGAATATCTCTGGGGGAGCAAAGTCATCCCGGTTTACCGCTGGCTGTGGGTCGGCGCGGTCATGGTGGGGTCAGTCTCAACGCTGAAAGTCGTCTGGTCGTTCGCCGACATCGCCAACGGCCTGATGGCCGTCCCGAATCTGATCTCTCTCATTGTTTTAAACGGCGTGCTGGTCTCGGAAACCCGCAAGGCGCTTTGGGACCAGAATTCCACCGAAGGTTAG
- a CDS encoding hemolysin family protein, with amino-acid sequence MSIIFELIVIALMLAFNAVFAAYEMALASISRARLTILVTQKRKGAEDAIYMKDRMEASLAVIQVGITLVGAIAAAVGGSGATEILAPVLESRLGIPETLADILSLIFIILPLSALTITFAELIPKTYALNHNVWVCLKLSPGMRILYHVMYPAITVLERIVKSVMTLAAKKASPQIRADDQLGLHELTAAVSLARTSRLIGAREEKIVLSAAQLSVRPVREIMLPIADVSVIPLACTLSEALVRAHMDMHTRFPVSGQEKDPQTIQGYINFKDIIAALKINPNDPSIRGIIRPIKTVLADTPISSVLEKMMQEKLHITMVGSHSGRILGMITLEDIIEELVGEIEDEYDRLPAYIHPLSGGWIVGGGVPMTTLAITIGMKWTSAQDGEALMRFADWFERQTKKRVAGGETVEINGFQFTVRKFRRKKLSEAVINPVRPPAQEEGENG; translated from the coding sequence ATGTCCATAATTTTTGAACTTATCGTTATCGCATTGATGCTGGCCTTCAACGCCGTTTTTGCCGCGTATGAGATGGCCCTGGCGTCGATCTCCCGCGCCCGCCTGACCATCCTCGTGACCCAAAAGCGCAAGGGGGCCGAGGACGCGATTTACATGAAAGACCGGATGGAGGCCAGTCTTGCCGTCATCCAGGTCGGCATCACCCTGGTCGGCGCGATCGCCGCGGCCGTGGGCGGCTCCGGGGCGACCGAAATCCTCGCACCGGTGCTGGAATCCCGTCTCGGGATTCCGGAAACACTGGCCGACATCCTATCCTTGATCTTCATCATCCTTCCCCTGAGCGCCCTGACCATCACCTTCGCCGAACTGATCCCAAAAACCTACGCCCTGAACCACAATGTCTGGGTCTGTCTTAAGCTGTCGCCAGGCATGAGAATTTTATATCACGTCATGTATCCGGCCATCACCGTGCTGGAACGCATTGTCAAAAGCGTCATGACCCTGGCCGCAAAAAAAGCCTCCCCTCAGATCCGCGCCGATGATCAGTTGGGCCTCCATGAATTGACCGCCGCGGTATCCCTGGCCAGGACCTCACGCCTGATCGGCGCGCGCGAGGAAAAGATCGTATTGTCCGCGGCCCAGCTTTCGGTCCGCCCGGTCCGGGAAATCATGCTGCCGATCGCCGATGTGTCCGTCATCCCTCTCGCCTGCACGCTCTCCGAGGCGCTGGTCAGGGCCCATATGGACATGCACACGCGTTTCCCGGTCAGCGGCCAGGAAAAGGACCCGCAGACGATCCAGGGATATATCAATTTCAAGGACATTATCGCGGCCCTGAAAATCAATCCCAATGACCCCAGTATCCGGGGGATCATCCGGCCGATCAAAACTGTCCTGGCGGACACTCCCATTTCCAGCGTGTTGGAAAAAATGATGCAGGAAAAACTCCACATCACGATGGTCGGATCGCACTCCGGGAGGATCCTCGGAATGATCACCCTGGAAGATATCATCGAGGAACTTGTGGGCGAAATCGAGGACGAGTATGATCGCCTGCCGGCGTATATCCATCCCTTGAGCGGCGGATGGATCGTCGGCGGAGGGGTCCCCATGACCACCCTGGCCATCACCATCGGCATGAAATGGACATCCGCCCAGGACGGGGAGGCCCTGATGCGGTTTGCCGACTGGTTCGAGCGTCAGACCAAAAAACGCGTCGCCGGCGGAGAAACAGTGGAAATCAACGGGTTCCAGTTTACGGTCAGAAAATTCCGCAGAAAAAAATTGAGCGAAGCCGTCATCAACCCGGTCCGTCCACCCGCCCAGGAGGAGGGGGAGAATGGCTGA
- a CDS encoding NADP oxidoreductase, with the protein MSQLGTADRPLRVAVIGSGPSGFYATETLLTSLDLKVSVDIFDRLPAPYGLVRYGVAPDHPKIKNVVKIYEKTADNPAVSFLGNVHVGKDILIEEIRRFYDAVIFTCGAQSDRQLGIPGETLDGCHSATEFVAWYNGHPDYRQKTFDLSHETAAVIGQGNVAMDVSRILCKTVEELKGTDIAKHALEALAESKIKEVHVIGRRGPIQAAFTPVEIREFGDLADCDPVLDPAYLKIRPESEIELEDPTNLQAKKNFEVLKSFSARPPSQKQKRFIIHFHKSPQKLLGSGRLNKLVLEKNRLVGPPGKQQAEGTGVFEEMACGLVLYSIGYRGVPIPGIPFDTKKGTFSNIEGRVMEGGHAIPGLYCAGWIKRGPTGVIGTNKPDSVMTVQKILADLPQLKPCETPDSGAVKKLLKEREIRVVSFPDWKKIDAAEIEFGKTAGKPREKFVTVEDMLHVIH; encoded by the coding sequence ATGTCTCAACTCGGTACCGCGGACAGGCCCTTGCGCGTCGCTGTCATCGGCAGCGGCCCCAGCGGCTTTTACGCGACGGAAACGCTCCTGACCTCGCTGGATTTAAAAGTCTCCGTCGACATCTTCGACCGTCTTCCCGCCCCCTATGGATTGGTCCGTTACGGAGTCGCTCCAGACCATCCCAAGATTAAAAACGTGGTCAAAATTTACGAAAAGACCGCGGACAATCCCGCTGTTTCGTTCCTTGGCAACGTCCATGTCGGGAAGGATATCCTGATTGAAGAAATCCGGCGTTTTTATGATGCCGTGATTTTCACCTGCGGCGCCCAATCCGACCGCCAGCTTGGCATCCCTGGAGAAACCCTGGATGGCTGCCACTCGGCCACGGAATTTGTGGCCTGGTACAACGGCCATCCGGACTACCGGCAGAAGACATTCGACCTCTCCCACGAAACAGCGGCCGTGATCGGGCAGGGGAACGTCGCCATGGACGTCAGCCGGATCCTTTGCAAAACGGTGGAGGAGCTCAAGGGCACGGACATCGCGAAACATGCCCTGGAGGCCCTGGCCGAAAGCAAAATCAAAGAGGTTCATGTCATCGGCCGCCGTGGCCCGATCCAGGCCGCGTTCACGCCCGTGGAGATCCGCGAGTTCGGCGATCTGGCGGATTGCGATCCGGTCTTGGACCCGGCCTACCTGAAAATCAGGCCGGAAAGCGAAATAGAACTCGAAGACCCCACCAATCTGCAGGCCAAGAAAAATTTCGAAGTCCTCAAATCTTTCAGCGCCCGGCCGCCTTCTCAAAAACAGAAGCGATTCATTATTCATTTCCACAAAAGCCCCCAAAAATTGCTCGGATCCGGCCGCCTGAACAAACTGGTGCTGGAAAAAAACCGGCTTGTCGGCCCTCCGGGGAAACAGCAGGCCGAGGGGACCGGCGTTTTCGAGGAGATGGCCTGTGGGCTGGTCCTTTACAGCATCGGATATCGGGGCGTTCCCATCCCCGGCATTCCTTTCGATACGAAGAAAGGGACCTTCAGCAACATCGAGGGACGGGTCATGGAAGGGGGCCATGCCATTCCCGGGCTATATTGCGCCGGGTGGATCAAACGCGGACCGACCGGCGTTATCGGGACCAACAAACCGGACAGCGTCATGACCGTTCAGAAAATCCTTGCGGATCTTCCTCAACTGAAGCCTTGCGAAACCCCGGACTCCGGAGCCGTCAAAAAGCTGTTAAAGGAACGCGAAATCAGGGTCGTCAGTTTCCCTGATTGGAAAAAAATCGACGCCGCGGAAATTGAGTTTGGTAAAACCGCCGGCAAACCCCGGGAAAAATTTGTCACTGTGGAGGACATGCTCCACGTCATCCATTAA
- a CDS encoding Rid family detoxifying hydrolase, which yields MSKKIVKPAGAPQPVGPYNQAVIAGQLVYTAGQIPLDLKTGALIQAGVPEQTRLVLTHLKAVLEGAGSSLEKVIKTTVFLKNMTDFPAMNAVYAEFFKTETAPARSTVEVARLPKDALVEIEAVALL from the coding sequence ATGAGCAAAAAAATTGTCAAACCAGCCGGCGCCCCGCAACCCGTCGGTCCCTACAACCAGGCCGTCATCGCCGGCCAGCTTGTTTATACCGCAGGTCAGATCCCCCTGGACCTAAAAACAGGCGCGCTCATCCAGGCCGGAGTTCCTGAACAGACACGGCTGGTGCTGACGCACCTGAAGGCGGTGCTGGAAGGCGCAGGTTCATCACTGGAAAAAGTCATCAAGACAACGGTATTTCTCAAGAATATGACCGATTTCCCGGCGATGAACGCGGTCTATGCCGAATTCTTCAAGACCGAAACGGCCCCGGCCCGCTCCACGGTCGAAGTGGCACGGTTGCCCAAGGACGCGCTGGTGGAAATCGAAGCCGTGGCGCTCCTGTAA
- a CDS encoding DUF1653 domain-containing protein: MKYLRKGIYRHYKGKLYEVLGTARHSETLEEHVVYKALYRTRYGAASLWIRPKTMFNSRVTVNGRAVKRFQYHGTK; this comes from the coding sequence ATGAAATATCTCCGTAAGGGCATCTACCGGCATTATAAAGGGAAGCTTTATGAAGTTCTGGGGACGGCCCGGCACAGTGAGACCCTGGAAGAGCACGTTGTCTACAAAGCCCTCTACAGGACACGGTATGGCGCCGCGTCCCTTTGGATCCGGCCCAAGACCATGTTCAACAGCCGCGTGACCGTCAATGGCCGCGCTGTGAAACGATTTCAATACCATGGAACAAAATAA
- a CDS encoding GYD domain-containing protein: MTTFFLFGKYSPDALKKISPERTRKAINSVQKLGGRVKSVYALLGDNDLVFIVSLPGPGQATLASIALSKLTGISFKTCTAIPVDEFDQLINKYK, encoded by the coding sequence ATGACCACATTTTTCCTTTTTGGCAAATACTCGCCCGATGCGCTGAAAAAAATCAGCCCTGAACGGACCCGGAAAGCCATCAATTCCGTTCAAAAACTGGGGGGACGCGTCAAATCCGTTTACGCCCTGCTGGGTGACAATGACCTTGTTTTTATCGTCAGCCTCCCAGGGCCGGGACAGGCCACGCTGGCGTCCATCGCGCTCTCCAAACTGACCGGCATTTCATTCAAGACCTGCACCGCCATACCGGTTGATGAATTCGACCAGTTGATCAATAAATATAAATAA
- a CDS encoding Re/Si-specific NAD(P)(+) transhydrogenase subunit alpha: protein MQIGIPREAHPGEKRVPLVPSSVDRLVKKGFQVVFESGLGESVGLTDNEYQKAGAVVDTDRRRILSSSDLLLRLRKPPMEEVNFLKKGSIHISFLDPFNEPALVTELASAGISAISMEMIPRTTKAQKMDALSSQANLAGYVSVVLAADRLDKIFPMLMTPAGTITPARVFIIGAGVAGLQAIATARRLGARVEAFDTRPVVEEQVKSLGAKFVKIDLGETGQTKDGYAKALTPEQIKKQQDGMAKVCSQSDVVITTAQLFGRKAPVLLTKDMVAQMKPGSIIVDMAVETGGNVEGSKVNEEVLVNGVRIIGLGNLPGRVASHASQMYSANLQNLIEEYTDKDSKSFKLNLDDEIIKGCLVTHQGQIVNPMLKKG, encoded by the coding sequence ATGCAGATCGGAATTCCCAGAGAAGCACATCCCGGGGAAAAACGCGTCCCTTTGGTCCCTTCGTCCGTGGACCGGCTGGTCAAAAAAGGGTTTCAAGTGGTGTTCGAGTCCGGCCTGGGGGAGTCCGTCGGCCTGACCGACAATGAGTATCAAAAGGCCGGGGCGGTCGTGGACACGGACCGCCGCAGGATTCTTTCCTCATCCGATCTTCTCCTGCGTCTCCGCAAGCCTCCGATGGAAGAAGTCAACTTTCTCAAAAAAGGCTCGATCCATATCAGCTTCCTTGACCCGTTTAATGAGCCGGCTCTTGTGACGGAGTTGGCAAGCGCCGGCATCAGCGCGATCAGCATGGAAATGATTCCCCGGACCACCAAGGCGCAAAAGATGGATGCTTTAAGTTCCCAGGCCAACCTGGCCGGGTATGTGTCTGTTGTCCTGGCCGCGGACCGTTTGGACAAAATATTCCCGATGCTCATGACCCCGGCCGGGACCATTACTCCGGCCCGCGTCTTCATCATCGGCGCCGGTGTGGCAGGGCTCCAGGCCATTGCCACGGCCCGCCGCCTCGGAGCGCGCGTGGAGGCCTTTGACACCCGCCCGGTGGTGGAAGAGCAGGTCAAATCCCTTGGGGCCAAGTTCGTCAAAATTGACCTGGGCGAAACCGGCCAGACCAAAGACGGTTATGCCAAGGCCCTCACGCCCGAACAGATCAAGAAACAACAGGATGGCATGGCCAAGGTCTGCTCGCAGTCCGATGTGGTCATTACCACCGCGCAGCTGTTCGGCCGCAAGGCCCCGGTCCTTTTGACAAAAGACATGGTGGCCCAGATGAAACCGGGCAGCATTATCGTGGATATGGCGGTGGAAACCGGCGGGAACGTTGAAGGCTCCAAGGTGAACGAAGAGGTTCTGGTCAACGGGGTCCGGATCATCGGGCTTGGGAACCTCCCAGGCCGGGTGGCGTCCCATGCCAGCCAGATGTATTCCGCCAATCTGCAGAATTTGATCGAAGAATACACCGACAAAGACAGCAAGTCGTTCAAGTTAAACCTTGACGACGAGATCATCAAGGGATGCCTGGTCACTCATCAGGGCCAAATCGTCAACCCGATGCTCAAAAAAGGATAA
- a CDS encoding NAD(P) transhydrogenase subunit alpha, which yields METQMHLDITALLELIFLFVISIFLGVELISKVPSILHTPLMSGSNAISGITVVGALIATGLTPGSNFCTALGVMAIAFATVNVVGGYVVTNRMLGMFKKKTVQPAGQTGAQK from the coding sequence ATGGAAACACAGATGCACCTGGACATCACCGCTCTCCTGGAACTGATTTTTCTCTTCGTGATATCGATTTTTCTGGGCGTTGAACTGATCTCGAAAGTCCCTTCGATCCTTCACACCCCGCTCATGTCCGGATCCAACGCCATTTCCGGAATTACCGTTGTGGGCGCTTTGATCGCCACCGGATTGACCCCGGGAAGCAATTTTTGCACGGCCCTGGGGGTCATGGCCATTGCGTTTGCCACCGTTAACGTTGTCGGCGGGTATGTCGTCACCAACCGAATGCTGGGGATGTTCAAGAAAAAGACCGTTCAGCCGGCCGGACAGACAGGAGCGCAAAAGTGA
- a CDS encoding NAD(P)(+) transhydrogenase (Re/Si-specific) subunit beta, with protein MNIVINISYIVASVLFVLGLKRLSSPETARNANLLSALGMLIAIVATLLTKGLEFQWIILGLAIGSAIGIFIALKVAMTAMPQMVALLNGSGGLASLLVGWSTYHYTPQASLLTSITTYLAVLIGGVTFTGSVMAWAKLEERITGKPILFAGQHIVNSILLGVLLIGGVVFCMNPAGNYPLFITIVALSLILGVMVVIPIGGADMPVVISLLNSYSGMAACATGFVIMNSLLIVAGSLVGASGIILTKIMCKAMNRSLANVLFSGFGAVTKKAKGSDIKGEVKPISAQDAYLILESARSVVFVPGYGLAVAQAQHVVRELGELLEKNGAEVRFAIHPVAGRMPGHMNILLAEANVPYEQLVEMDSINPVLETVDVCVVIGANDVVNPAARHDKSSPIYGMPIINVDKAKTVFVLKRSMATGFAGIENELFYYENTRMLFGDAKASIQTLVSEFKTSH; from the coding sequence CTGAATATCGTTATCAATATCAGCTATATCGTGGCTTCGGTTCTTTTTGTCCTCGGCCTTAAACGGTTGAGTTCCCCGGAAACCGCCAGGAACGCCAATCTTTTGTCCGCGCTTGGGATGCTGATCGCCATTGTCGCGACGCTGCTGACGAAGGGGCTGGAATTTCAATGGATCATACTGGGGCTGGCCATCGGATCGGCCATCGGGATTTTCATCGCTCTCAAGGTCGCGATGACGGCCATGCCGCAGATGGTCGCCCTCCTCAATGGGTCCGGCGGCCTGGCCAGCTTGCTGGTGGGCTGGTCGACGTATCACTATACTCCGCAGGCCTCGCTTTTAACATCAATCACAACGTATCTCGCTGTGCTGATCGGCGGGGTGACTTTTACCGGAAGCGTCATGGCCTGGGCCAAACTGGAGGAGCGCATCACCGGGAAACCCATCCTCTTTGCCGGCCAGCACATCGTCAATTCGATTCTTTTGGGGGTCCTGTTGATCGGCGGGGTGGTTTTTTGCATGAATCCGGCCGGGAATTACCCCCTGTTTATCACCATCGTTGCCCTTTCCCTGATTTTGGGGGTCATGGTCGTTATTCCTATCGGTGGGGCTGACATGCCGGTGGTCATTTCCCTTTTGAACAGCTATTCCGGGATGGCCGCCTGCGCGACAGGTTTTGTTATTATGAACAGTTTGCTGATCGTTGCCGGGTCTCTGGTGGGGGCGAGCGGGATCATCCTGACCAAGATCATGTGCAAAGCCATGAACCGTTCCCTGGCCAATGTGCTTTTCAGCGGGTTCGGCGCCGTGACCAAAAAGGCGAAAGGGTCAGACATTAAGGGCGAGGTGAAGCCGATTTCCGCCCAGGACGCTTATCTGATCCTGGAATCGGCCCGTTCGGTTGTTTTTGTCCCTGGCTATGGGCTTGCCGTTGCCCAGGCCCAGCATGTTGTGAGGGAATTAGGTGAGCTTTTGGAGAAAAACGGCGCAGAAGTCCGGTTTGCGATCCACCCGGTTGCGGGGCGCATGCCCGGGCACATGAACATCCTTTTGGCCGAAGCCAACGTCCCTTATGAACAGCTTGTGGAGATGGACAGCATCAATCCGGTCCTGGAGACGGTTGACGTGTGTGTTGTGATCGGCGCCAACGACGTTGTCAATCCGGCCGCCCGGCATGACAAGTCCAGCCCCATTTACGGGATGCCGATCATCAATGTGGACAAGGCCAAGACCGTTTTTGTGCTTAAGCGTTCTATGGCCACCGGATTTGCCGGCATCGAAAATGAGCTCTTTTACTATGAAAATACCCGGATGCTGTTCGGCGATGCCAAAGCCAGCATCCAGACCCTTGTCTCGGAATTCAAAACAAGCCACTGA
- a CDS encoding PilZ domain-containing protein — protein MVKPLIDERRESIRARRILSIQFRMVKSSLRDSDKSWHLSMTNDMSVSGLSFLSEVPYHMDDTLELHVVMSGVLDIFKGYGKVVRVEKKESAAFYLIAVRFIENKRVTHRKAGAAPGVRIHRLKKSSDK, from the coding sequence ATGGTCAAGCCGCTGATCGATGAAAGACGCGAGTCAATACGCGCACGAAGGATCCTCAGTATCCAGTTCCGCATGGTCAAATCCAGCCTCAGGGACAGTGATAAATCCTGGCACCTGTCCATGACCAACGATATGAGCGTTTCGGGCCTGTCGTTCTTAAGCGAAGTCCCGTACCATATGGACGATACCCTGGAGCTTCATGTGGTCATGTCCGGGGTCTTAGATATTTTCAAGGGCTATGGGAAAGTGGTACGGGTCGAGAAAAAGGAATCTGCCGCTTTTTACCTGATAGCCGTCAGATTCATTGAAAACAAGCGGGTGACCCACAGGAAGGCCGGCGCGGCCCCGGGCGTACGGATTCACAGGCTCAAAAAGTCCTCTGACAAATAA